From the bacterium genome, one window contains:
- a CDS encoding GGDEF domain-containing protein, with the protein MKKTKKSATPRSRMKTKGNLLDHDFSMLQEERDFARWLSKDLAVLDYFAGKPKTVPRELWITLETLRIKKSKALFVELLYALTHKYFPPKDARRLWDLLVAHKKDLTKKIGREIGMKAAVLDYMEQHADQFQPLQILPEEDLDTLLLFANRDGMTGLLNHRYFQERLRYELDRSKRYKHTFTLLFIDLDRFKKFNDTYGHLKGDILIKEIAEFLKYSCRQSDEVARYGGDEFAIILPETKNQEALILASRLTHTFGDRPFTGRQGIHLKEVSLSIGVANFPRDGKFAEDLIDAADQALYRAKRGGRNCICQGQRIIRKRIRASKPQH; encoded by the coding sequence ATGAAAAAAACAAAAAAATCAGCAACCCCTCGATCCCGAATGAAGACCAAGGGAAATTTGCTGGATCATGATTTCTCCATGCTCCAAGAGGAACGCGATTTTGCCCGCTGGTTATCCAAGGATCTTGCTGTGCTGGATTACTTTGCAGGCAAACCCAAAACCGTTCCGCGCGAACTCTGGATTACTCTGGAAACCCTGCGTATTAAAAAATCCAAAGCTCTTTTTGTTGAATTGCTTTACGCACTAACCCATAAATATTTCCCCCCAAAAGATGCACGCCGACTCTGGGACTTGCTGGTGGCGCATAAAAAAGACCTGACGAAAAAAATCGGACGCGAGATTGGTATGAAAGCCGCAGTGTTGGATTATATGGAACAGCATGCCGATCAATTTCAACCCCTGCAAATATTGCCGGAGGAAGACCTGGATACGCTGCTGCTCTTTGCCAACCGTGATGGTATGACCGGGCTTTTAAATCACCGCTATTTTCAGGAAAGACTGCGTTATGAACTGGATCGGAGCAAGCGTTACAAGCACACGTTTACCCTTTTGTTCATTGATCTTGACCGGTTCAAAAAATTCAATGATACCTACGGTCATCTCAAGGGTGACATTCTCATCAAAGAAATTGCCGAATTTTTAAAGTATTCCTGCCGGCAATCGGATGAAGTGGCACGCTACGGCGGGGATGAATTCGCCATCATTTTACCTGAAACCAAAAATCAGGAAGCCTTGATCTTAGCCTCGCGCCTTACCCATACCTTTGGTGATCGTCCCTTTACCGGCCGGCAGGGAATCCATTTAAAAGAGGTCTCGCTCTCGATTGGTGTCGCAAATTTCCCCCGGGATGGAAAATTTGCTGAAGATCTGATTGATGCCGCCGACCAGGCGCTGTACCGGGCTAAACGCGGCGGGCGTAACTGTATCTGCCAGGGACAAAGAATCATCCGCAAGCGTATTCGGGCATCCAAACCACAGCATTGA
- a CDS encoding TetR family transcriptional regulator produces the protein MTRPSRKTDDKLVAAAIAMLPKTGFSGLKMRAVAGKAKVNLGMFHYHFKNKEAFIERVAAELYERFFQTFTLEVETGADSGERLQNAIKNLARFARDNRSLLLALMRDVMDGNQQLVRLLESFIPRHGIVILKLLRECQKQGTISNLPLPVIIPYMIGSMIGPVFLTALLEQVRLRQPYDFLKKFAVPLILSDTSLDKRLTFAFRGIASQVTQELVDKKWEQQVDRFVKDLEREQKRMGQR, from the coding sequence ATGACCAGGCCTTCACGAAAAACCGATGACAAACTCGTTGCAGCTGCGATAGCAATGCTTCCGAAAACCGGTTTTTCCGGGTTGAAAATGCGGGCGGTTGCCGGGAAAGCCAAAGTTAATCTCGGAATGTTTCATTACCATTTTAAAAATAAGGAAGCTTTTATTGAGCGGGTGGCAGCTGAATTATATGAACGGTTTTTCCAAACATTTACGCTGGAAGTCGAGACCGGTGCGGACTCCGGGGAGCGATTACAAAATGCCATTAAAAATTTGGCCCGGTTCGCCCGGGATAACCGAAGCCTGCTACTGGCACTGATGCGGGATGTCATGGACGGTAATCAGCAACTTGTACGCTTGTTGGAGTCCTTTATTCCGCGTCACGGGATTGTAATTCTTAAGCTTTTACGGGAATGTCAGAAACAGGGCACCATCAGCAACCTGCCTTTGCCGGTTATCATTCCTTATATGATAGGGAGTATGATAGGGCCGGTATTCCTGACAGCGCTACTCGAACAAGTCCGGCTGCGCCAACCGTATGATTTTCTCAAAAAATTTGCAGTTCCATTGATTCTTTCGGACACCAGTCTGGATAAGCGGCTTACGTTTGCATTCCGCGGAATAGCGTCCCAAGTCACACAGGAACTGGTGGATAAAAAGTGGGAGCAGCAGGTGGACCGGTTTGTCAAAGACTTGGAGCGTGAGCAAAAAAGGATGGGCCAAAGATAA
- a CDS encoding TolC family protein — MMKKFFLVSSLLVVLATRVAAQPPIFTLQLDDAEAQAQVFSPALKAAQQETTAALAKAASQSALLWPRLSLEGSARYITEIPEFELALPVPNATPMVITMGDHMNYSIGVQLGWKLWDSFAIQGMVAALGKSAEAKALEIQAIRRNVLLKTRLAYFQTQLAVEQVGVLAEALYLAQAQNHDIRVKSNAGASSRIDSLASRMDVNERKKQLREARTTLAETLHQLLRLTGQTYDLDIQLPLGSEVKPHLLKIISQPTVLLQLDSMAKTKKKLATLPAKAVIRQHPNIQAVLKKVEAANQMARSAAAGYWPQIAVYAKSSLDYPNQAAVEQVRQNTAGASLSWTLWQKGHTNAQVREQKARARAGENFQVQIEMDLGLAWDMARDRVAQLTDVQKLNQQIEADARELVRLVYAAYRAGRVNYLEVQSANLRVLQAGTQTAVTEAQLLIQLALLNSLYEGETGNEKLK, encoded by the coding sequence ATGATGAAGAAATTTTTTTTGGTGAGCAGCCTGCTAGTTGTCCTGGCAACAAGGGTAGCGGCACAACCTCCGATTTTTACGTTGCAACTGGATGACGCGGAAGCGCAGGCACAGGTTTTTTCACCGGCCCTCAAGGCAGCGCAGCAGGAAACAACTGCGGCCTTGGCCAAAGCGGCAAGTCAGTCCGCCCTCTTATGGCCTCGCTTAAGTCTGGAGGGGAGTGCACGCTATATAACGGAAATTCCTGAATTTGAGCTGGCGCTGCCGGTACCCAATGCAACTCCCATGGTGATTACCATGGGAGATCATATGAACTATTCAATCGGCGTTCAACTGGGATGGAAGCTATGGGATTCTTTTGCGATCCAAGGCATGGTCGCGGCACTGGGAAAGAGCGCAGAAGCCAAAGCGCTGGAAATCCAGGCGATTCGGCGGAATGTTTTATTGAAAACACGGCTGGCATATTTTCAGACGCAATTAGCAGTGGAACAGGTTGGAGTATTGGCAGAAGCCCTGTATTTGGCCCAGGCACAAAACCACGATATCCGTGTCAAGTCAAACGCCGGGGCTTCTTCACGGATTGACAGCCTCGCAAGCCGGATGGATGTGAATGAACGGAAAAAACAATTACGTGAGGCCAGGACAACCCTGGCAGAGACACTGCATCAATTGTTGCGTCTTACCGGGCAGACGTATGACCTGGATATCCAGCTGCCCCTGGGCAGCGAGGTTAAACCGCATCTGTTAAAAATAATTTCCCAGCCAACCGTTTTATTGCAGCTTGATTCCATGGCAAAGACAAAGAAAAAATTAGCCACACTACCGGCCAAAGCGGTAATCAGACAGCATCCCAATATTCAGGCGGTGTTGAAAAAGGTTGAAGCGGCAAATCAGATGGCACGCAGCGCAGCGGCAGGTTATTGGCCCCAAATAGCGGTTTATGCCAAGAGCAGCCTGGACTATCCCAATCAGGCGGCGGTTGAGCAGGTCCGGCAAAATACTGCGGGTGCGTCTTTGAGTTGGACACTGTGGCAAAAAGGACATACCAATGCTCAAGTGCGTGAACAAAAGGCGCGGGCACGGGCGGGAGAAAATTTTCAGGTACAAATAGAAATGGATTTGGGATTGGCGTGGGATATGGCCAGGGACCGCGTTGCCCAGTTGACGGATGTCCAAAAATTGAATCAACAAATCGAGGCGGATGCCCGTGAATTGGTACGTCTGGTTTATGCGGCTTATCGTGCCGGACGTGTAAACTACCTTGAGGTACAGTCAGCCAATCTACGGGTTTTACAAGCCGGTACGCAAACGGCGGTGACAGAAGCGCAACTGCTTATTCAGCTTGCTTTGCTCAACAGTTTATACGAAGGGGAGACGGGAAATGAAAAACTCAAATAA
- a CDS encoding efflux RND transporter periplasmic adaptor subunit: protein MKNSNKIRTVMVLLVLTGIGITLWWFTRPGPFLYAGTVEGIEVTLSARVAGVIEDIAVIEGSAVKAGQILITLAGEDLKLSADLAAKEYRRAQRLLKSGALPKAEYDKIQFHYEKAQLAVTWCTIRAPRAGRVENIYKESGELVGPGVQLLSLTNSETIWVFVYVAQPKLAGLSQGREVHGFLPEMPGKIFKGKIAMVRDQAEFTPKNVQTRNERTRLVYGVKIMFDNPERLLKPGMTLEVILPEK, encoded by the coding sequence ATGAAAAACTCAAATAAAATCAGAACAGTCATGGTCCTGCTCGTGCTCACGGGGATCGGGATTACGCTTTGGTGGTTTACCCGGCCGGGACCTTTTTTATATGCCGGAACCGTAGAGGGGATTGAGGTTACGTTGTCAGCCAGAGTGGCGGGAGTGATTGAAGACATTGCGGTCATAGAAGGGAGTGCGGTCAAGGCAGGGCAAATCCTGATAACGTTGGCCGGAGAAGATCTAAAATTATCTGCAGATCTGGCTGCCAAAGAGTATCGCAGGGCACAGCGTCTTTTAAAAAGCGGCGCCTTGCCAAAAGCGGAGTATGACAAAATTCAATTTCACTATGAGAAAGCACAACTGGCAGTTACCTGGTGCACAATTCGTGCACCCCGGGCCGGCCGGGTTGAGAATATTTATAAAGAATCCGGTGAGTTGGTTGGACCGGGGGTACAACTTTTATCACTCACCAATAGTGAAACAATCTGGGTGTTCGTGTATGTAGCGCAGCCGAAACTGGCAGGACTCTCCCAGGGGAGGGAAGTACACGGGTTTCTGCCGGAAATGCCGGGAAAAATTTTCAAAGGTAAAATAGCCATGGTACGGGACCAAGCTGAGTTCACACCGAAAAATGTACAGACGCGTAATGAGCGGACACGTCTGGTCTACGGCGTGAAGATTATGTTTGATAACCCGGAGAGGCTATTGAAGCCGGGGATGACACTTGAGGTGATCCTGCCGGAAAAATGA
- a CDS encoding ABC transporter ATP-binding protein, producing the protein MTQISIHVKDVHKNMGATPALQGVSTVFAPAKLHGLIGPDGAGKTTLLRILVGLLSPNQGAINFFKKKQLIAFDRIRPKIAYMPQQQSLYADLSVGEHLEFFKDLYVIPQEAYRLRRAELLHMTRMEPFQNRQAGKLSGGMYKKLGLMCALLQSPDILFLDEPTNGVDPISRREFWEMLYQLLKKNILIIVSTAYMDEAERCSRVHVLEEGKILAAGEPRSILEHAGVKNFEALFLKIAGTGK; encoded by the coding sequence ATGACTCAGATCAGTATTCACGTTAAAGACGTACATAAAAACATGGGTGCCACACCGGCCTTGCAGGGTGTTTCCACTGTGTTTGCACCGGCCAAACTGCACGGACTTATCGGACCGGATGGTGCCGGTAAAACGACGCTGCTTCGAATTTTGGTCGGGCTGCTTTCGCCGAACCAGGGTGCAATCAATTTCTTCAAAAAAAAACAGCTGATCGCCTTTGACCGGATTCGCCCCAAAATTGCTTATATGCCGCAACAACAAAGCTTATATGCGGATCTTTCGGTAGGAGAGCATCTGGAATTTTTCAAAGATTTATATGTGATCCCTCAAGAGGCGTATAGGCTGCGTCGCGCTGAGCTGCTGCACATGACCCGGATGGAACCTTTTCAGAATCGGCAGGCCGGGAAATTATCCGGTGGCATGTACAAAAAACTTGGATTGATGTGCGCCCTTTTACAGTCACCGGATATTCTTTTTTTAGATGAGCCGACAAATGGTGTTGATCCGATCAGCCGGCGTGAATTTTGGGAAATGCTTTATCAATTGCTAAAGAAAAACATTCTCATTATTGTTTCCACCGCCTATATGGATGAAGCGGAGAGGTGCAGCCGGGTCCATGTCTTGGAGGAAGGGAAAATACTTGCCGCCGGGGAACCGCGGAGCATCCTGGAACATGCCGGAGTGAAAAATTTTGAGGCGCTATTTTTAAAGATCGCCGGGACGGGGAAGTAA
- a CDS encoding ABC transporter ATP-binding protein — MGKPRPLAVMVNNLTIRFGDFTAVNHINFSVRQGEVFGFLGANGAGKTTTIRMLCGLLVPDEGEAVISGSSIHDNVQDIKSKVGYMSQRFTLYPDLTVAENLSFIAQLRKLETRHFDARRQELFAFIGFNHPESTLVKNLPGGVKQQMSLAAAILHDPEIIFLDEPTAGVAPQIRSRFWKLIGKLAKGGKTIFVTTHYLDEAEQCDRIALMRDGEIIALDTPKKLKQKTFPEPLLEIEPPVGASRAWMEKLKVDPATATIQPYGRRYHVLVKNEPAWKKIIRKIPKAYRVQIIQPSLEDVFIRQVEGDRR, encoded by the coding sequence ATGGGCAAGCCAAGACCGTTGGCGGTGATGGTCAACAATTTAACGATTCGCTTTGGGGACTTCACGGCCGTAAATCATATAAATTTTTCCGTACGGCAGGGAGAGGTTTTTGGATTTCTGGGTGCCAATGGCGCCGGTAAAACCACGACAATTCGCATGTTGTGCGGGCTGCTGGTTCCCGATGAGGGCGAGGCCGTGATTTCCGGGAGTAGTATTCATGATAATGTCCAAGACATTAAAAGCAAGGTTGGCTATATGTCGCAGCGCTTTACGCTCTACCCCGACCTTACCGTAGCGGAAAATCTTTCATTTATCGCCCAATTACGAAAACTGGAGACCCGTCATTTTGATGCGCGCCGGCAAGAACTATTTGCATTTATTGGTTTTAATCACCCGGAAAGCACTTTGGTGAAAAATTTGCCGGGCGGTGTCAAGCAACAGATGTCTTTGGCAGCGGCTATTTTGCATGATCCGGAAATTATTTTTCTGGATGAACCGACCGCCGGTGTTGCTCCGCAGATTAGGTCCCGGTTTTGGAAGTTGATAGGAAAACTCGCAAAAGGCGGGAAGACTATTTTTGTGACAACTCACTACTTGGACGAGGCTGAGCAGTGTGATCGGATTGCGCTGATGCGGGATGGGGAAATTATTGCGCTGGACACACCAAAAAAATTAAAGCAGAAAACATTTCCTGAGCCGCTCTTGGAAATTGAGCCCCCCGTGGGTGCTTCCCGGGCCTGGATGGAAAAATTGAAAGTAGATCCGGCCACAGCAACCATCCAACCCTATGGACGGCGATATCATGTTTTGGTTAAAAATGAACCGGCATGGAAAAAAATAATCCGGAAAATTCCGAAAGCCTATCGGGTACAGATAATTCAGCCGTCTTTGGAGGATGTGTTTATTCGTCAGGTGGAAGGAGACAGGCGATGA
- a CDS encoding ABC transporter permease, producing MNNGFRWGRAFSIARKEIRHVMRDPFTLAWSLGLPLILVVFFGYAIDFNVRDVQLNIADGDKSRASRELLQQFSSSQYFRLKQVNPGQNVRRDLDQERSKGVLVIEPGFGRAVGEGVPASIQLLLDGADNSTVGIILSYVTGIQQATQEKLFGSSRSLPIKLKSRFLFNQEQSSQWFVVPGLVVIVVGLLSVLLTSLTVAREWETGSMELLLSTPVKPLEIILGKLTPYLVLVLIGVGMVYVIARAQFAIPFRGSHTLFIVGIILFLAQCLAQGLLISVITRQQQSAMMLAFITGLLPTLLLSGFIFPVESMPVFFQYFTYSLAPRWFMVVSRGLFLKGAGIFELAEPMIMLLVLTIITIVIALKYFKKDLEP from the coding sequence ATGAACAACGGGTTCCGCTGGGGGCGTGCATTCTCCATTGCACGCAAAGAAATACGGCATGTCATGCGTGACCCTTTTACCCTTGCCTGGTCACTCGGATTACCGCTGATTCTGGTGGTTTTTTTTGGCTATGCCATTGATTTTAATGTTCGTGATGTTCAACTTAATATCGCAGATGGGGATAAGTCCCGGGCATCGCGGGAGTTGCTCCAGCAATTTTCCAGCTCGCAATATTTTCGGCTTAAACAAGTCAATCCGGGACAAAACGTACGCCGGGATTTGGATCAAGAAAGAAGTAAAGGTGTCCTGGTTATTGAACCGGGTTTTGGCCGGGCGGTGGGCGAGGGCGTACCCGCGTCAATTCAGCTGTTGCTGGACGGGGCGGATAATTCCACGGTGGGAATTATCCTGAGCTATGTGACCGGCATTCAGCAGGCAACGCAAGAAAAATTGTTCGGCAGCAGCCGGTCACTGCCCATTAAATTGAAAAGCCGGTTTTTATTTAATCAGGAACAAAGCAGTCAATGGTTTGTGGTGCCCGGCCTGGTTGTGATCGTGGTGGGTTTGCTGTCTGTTTTGCTGACATCGCTTACCGTCGCGCGGGAATGGGAGACCGGGTCTATGGAATTGCTTTTGAGTACACCGGTCAAACCTCTGGAAATTATTTTGGGAAAATTGACGCCTTATTTAGTGCTGGTGTTAATTGGTGTCGGCATGGTTTATGTCATTGCCCGGGCACAATTTGCAATACCGTTTCGCGGCAGTCATACACTGTTTATTGTCGGGATTATTTTATTTTTAGCCCAATGCCTGGCGCAGGGCCTGCTTATCTCAGTGATAACACGCCAGCAGCAATCGGCCATGATGCTGGCGTTTATTACCGGGTTACTGCCTACGCTATTGCTATCCGGTTTTATTTTTCCGGTTGAAAGTATGCCTGTTTTTTTTCAGTATTTTACGTATAGTCTGGCACCCCGGTGGTTTATGGTGGTCAGCCGTGGTCTTTTTTTGAAGGGGGCAGGTATTTTTGAATTGGCAGAACCTATGATTATGCTTTTGGTGCTTACGATTATAACGATTGTAATTGCCCTGAAATATTTTAAAAAGGATTTGGAACCGTGA
- a CDS encoding ABC transporter permease, whose translation MWVLLFISPIIQLTLFGYAISNEVHNIRLAVQFAPGDVIAQKLTQRCLASGWFIPAKSGGDPYLLVQSGRAEAVLVAPPGGVTKSLRSGQGEIQVLLDATNMIRARSIEQYIQAIVLEVLLEEFPRQTMQPFLNVDIRVLYNPAMKTAYFLVPGVMVVLLCLLTIIMTSMSIVREREMGTFETLVTAPIHNWEILFGKTLPFVILALAQVTLILIAAVLIFGLPMQGPLWKFYLAALMFICTTVAVGTMISTISRTQQQAMMGSFLFMFPGILLSGMMFPLENMPKVIIGISYLNPLRYFLTLLRNILLKGGDNWVFWTNLSVMAILAVIAIAFSFYRFRQTLD comes from the coding sequence ATGTGGGTTCTTTTATTTATCTCTCCGATTATTCAATTGACGCTTTTCGGTTATGCAATCTCCAATGAAGTGCATAATATCCGGCTGGCGGTACAGTTTGCCCCAGGGGATGTCATTGCGCAGAAGCTTACGCAGCGCTGTTTGGCATCCGGTTGGTTTATTCCAGCCAAGAGCGGGGGTGACCCGTATTTGTTGGTTCAATCCGGCCGGGCCGAGGCCGTGTTGGTGGCTCCGCCCGGCGGCGTGACCAAGTCCTTGCGTAGCGGTCAAGGTGAAATCCAGGTATTGTTGGATGCGACCAATATGATACGGGCACGCAGTATTGAGCAATATATCCAGGCGATTGTTCTCGAGGTTCTCTTGGAGGAGTTTCCACGGCAGACCATGCAGCCCTTTTTAAATGTTGACATACGTGTGCTTTACAATCCAGCCATGAAAACCGCTTATTTTCTTGTCCCAGGTGTCATGGTGGTGCTGTTGTGTCTTCTTACCATCATCATGACCAGCATGTCAATTGTGCGTGAGCGGGAAATGGGGACCTTTGAAACTCTGGTCACAGCACCGATTCATAATTGGGAAATTCTTTTTGGGAAAACACTTCCTTTTGTTATTTTAGCTTTGGCGCAAGTCACCTTGATCCTGATTGCCGCAGTGCTGATTTTTGGATTACCCATGCAGGGTCCGCTGTGGAAATTTTACCTGGCTGCCTTAATGTTTATCTGCACCACGGTAGCGGTTGGGACCATGATTTCCACCATTTCCCGCACACAGCAACAAGCCATGATGGGAAGTTTTCTTTTTATGTTTCCCGGAATCCTGCTCTCCGGCATGATGTTTCCTCTGGAAAATATGCCTAAGGTAATTATTGGAATTTCATACCTAAATCCGTTAAGATATTTTTTGACCTTGTTGCGAAATATTTTACTTAAAGGCGGAGATAACTGGGTTTTTTGGACAAATTTGAGTGTTATGGCAATCCTGGCGGTCATTGCCATAGCCTTTTCTTTCTACCGTTTCCGCCAGACATTGGATTAA
- a CDS encoding cold-shock protein, with translation MSVQGKVKWFNAAKGYGFLEQEDGKDVFVHFSAIESDGFRTLNEGDAVQFEVVEGPKGAQAANVKKAD, from the coding sequence ATGTCTGTTCAAGGAAAAGTAAAATGGTTTAATGCAGCAAAGGGCTATGGTTTTTTAGAGCAAGAAGACGGTAAGGATGTATTTGTGCATTTTTCAGCAATTGAGTCTGATGGGTTCCGCACACTGAACGAAGGTGATGCTGTTCAGTTTGAGGTTGTTGAGGGTCCTAAAGGCGCTCAAGCAGCCAATGTAAAAAAAGCAGACTAA
- a CDS encoding DUF2341 domain-containing protein has translation MKTLFLSTLFLLLLSVSIQAAYSYKQLITIQSSQVSGTGHTNFPVLITEANLDSAFFSHCTQSNPASMDIIFMDSTETTTLDREIVHFDSGNQELEAWVRIPSLSGSANTMIYIYYGAASGVANNSGTWPSEFCGVWHMQDIPTGSADDVSESTSHGNHGSSQNMEISDLVAGQIGDCLNFDYTSSEFINCGNDSSLDLTGNITLSLWMNLDNVNSPDSNTGLVFHKNSIYDNTGYGITFRPGSDYFLFYGDANGNYAYEDHTLDTNWHYVVSVVNGTTVSFFVDGTALSMDDSTIDTLASVTTDLYIGNRTASQAQFFNGQLDEVRILSSTKSSDWIQTEYSNQNSPGGFSSAGTEIFVGTPTITPTATPSSTLTVTPSITPSSTITPTVTPTATLTASGTHTPTYTITPSATQSATLTTTPTQTPTFTPTPTLTHSATLTPSPTHTPTYTATPTLTHTPTLTVTPTYTPTFTATPTSTHTPTLTVTPTYTPTFTATPTLTNSATYTATPTVTLTSTNSPVHTPTVTPTYTVTHTITLTATVTLTRTITPTCTITRTSTISPTVTITRTATLSPTITLTSTPVLAAPDLNAVIVYPNPFRADLSVSHTVTLMNLPEKAVIRFYTLDGRLVKKIVKDDPGNRVVWNLANSKKHSVVSGVYLYVIRSVSGSRKGKLVILR, from the coding sequence ATGAAGACACTGTTTCTTTCTACATTATTTTTACTGCTCCTTTCCGTCTCTATCCAGGCTGCCTACAGCTATAAACAGTTAATAACGATCCAAAGCAGCCAGGTCTCCGGGACCGGCCATACCAATTTTCCTGTCCTTATCACAGAAGCCAATCTGGATTCCGCCTTTTTCTCTCACTGCACACAATCCAACCCTGCCAGTATGGATATCATCTTTATGGATTCAACTGAAACCACCACGCTTGACCGCGAGATTGTTCACTTTGATTCCGGTAATCAGGAACTTGAGGCCTGGGTCCGGATTCCCTCCCTGTCAGGAAGCGCGAATACCATGATTTATATTTACTATGGCGCGGCATCGGGCGTTGCCAATAATTCAGGAACATGGCCGAGCGAATTCTGCGGCGTCTGGCACATGCAGGATATACCCACCGGATCTGCCGATGATGTAAGCGAAAGTACTTCCCACGGCAACCACGGCTCTTCACAGAATATGGAAATATCCGACCTCGTGGCAGGTCAAATTGGTGATTGTCTAAACTTTGATTATACCAGCAGTGAATTCATTAATTGCGGCAATGACAGTTCGCTTGATTTAACCGGAAATATTACCCTCAGTCTCTGGATGAATTTGGACAATGTAAATTCTCCAGATTCCAATACCGGCCTTGTCTTCCACAAAAATTCTATTTACGACAACACCGGCTATGGGATCACGTTCCGACCGGGTTCGGATTATTTTCTTTTTTACGGTGATGCCAACGGAAATTACGCTTATGAAGATCATACTTTAGATACCAATTGGCACTATGTGGTGAGTGTGGTCAATGGCACCACTGTAAGTTTTTTTGTAGACGGCACAGCGTTGTCCATGGATGACAGCACGATCGATACCCTCGCCAGTGTCACCACGGATCTCTATATTGGCAACCGTACCGCCAGCCAAGCACAATTTTTCAATGGACAGCTGGATGAGGTCCGCATTCTCAGCAGCACCAAAAGTTCAGATTGGATCCAAACCGAGTACAGCAATCAAAATAGCCCGGGCGGTTTTTCTTCTGCCGGTACCGAGATCTTTGTCGGCACACCAACCATTACACCCACCGCCACGCCTTCATCCACCTTGACTGTCACCCCGTCCATAACACCCTCGTCGACAATAACGCCGACTGTCACGCCAACCGCAACCCTGACAGCATCAGGCACACATACACCGACTTATACCATCACCCCTTCTGCGACACAGTCCGCCACGCTAACAACAACACCAACACAGACACCAACTTTTACACCCACACCCACGCTGACCCATTCCGCCACCTTGACACCCTCACCGACCCATACACCGACTTATACCGCCACACCCACACTGACCCATACACCGACCCTGACTGTGACACCGACCTACACGCCGACCTTTACTGCCACACCCACTTCGACCCATACACCGACCCTGACTGTGACACCGACCTACACGCCGACCTTTACTGCCACACCCACTTTGACCAACTCTGCCACCTATACGGCAACACCGACTGTCACCTTGACTTCAACCAATTCTCCTGTCCATACCCCGACAGTCACACCGACTTATACTGTCACCCATACCATTACCCTGACCGCAACCGTCACCCTGACACGCACCATCACCCCGACATGTACCATCACAAGAACCTCGACCATTTCCCCGACTGTCACCATCACGCGAACCGCCACCTTGTCGCCTACCATTACCCTGACGTCCACCCCCGTATTAGCGGCCCCGGATTTGAATGCGGTCATTGTTTATCCCAATCCTTTCCGCGCTGACCTCAGTGTGAGCCATACCGTCACACTCATGAACCTTCCGGAAAAAGCAGTTATTCGGTTTTATACTTTGGACGGACGTTTGGTAAAAAAAATTGTGAAGGATGATCCCGGAAACCGGGTCGTTTGGAATCTGGCCAACAGTAAAAAACACTCTGTCGTTTCAGGTGTCTATTTATATGTCATTCGCTCTGTTTCGGGATCGCGTAAAGGCAAGCTCGTCATTTTGCGTTAA